The DNA sequence TTTCCTCGTTTGATTGCTTCAATAGATTACATTCATATGCTTAGGAGATGTTATTACtcttatcatttttatttaacgtATGTCAACAACGTGTTGATGGGCGATCTCAACCAAAGACACCAGTGATACCTGCTCCGCATCACAGCAGCTAGCTGGCACggacacatttaaatgtaacacGCCGTCGTCATCGTTTTTAATCACCGCTTTTCCGTGGATAGAAAATGAACGCTGTGGCCGGGGTTCAACCTGGAGCTCTTGTTGTCTGAATGTGGACCCAGTCTAGGGAGGAgggcggagctgctggagcagatGGAGAGTCGCCGGGAGCAGCTGACCGGCCTGAGGAGGCAGCGGGCGAAGGAGGGTGAGGCGGCTCGACGCAGGAACGCCGCATTACTGCAGGTACAGCCCCCGCACACCTGTCGTCCAGCCCCCCGCACACCTGTCGTCCAGCCCCCCGCACACCTGTCGTCCAGCCCCCCGCACACCTGTCGTCCAGCCCCCACACCTGACGTCCAGCCCCTCGCACACCTGTCGTCCAGCCCCCAGCACACCTGTCGTCCAGCCCCCACACCTGACGTCCAGCCCCTCGCACACCTGTCGTCCAGCCCCCAGCACACCTGACGTCCAGCCCCCCGCACACCTGTCGCCCCGCACACCTGTCGTCCAGCCCCCCGCACACCTGTCGTCCAGCCCCCCGCACACCTGTCGTCCAGCCCCCCGCACACCTGACGTCCAGCCCCCCGCACACCTGACGTCCAGCCCCCCGCACACCTGTCGTCCAGCCCCCCGCACACCTGACGTCCAGCCCCCCGCACACCTGACGTCCAGCCCCCCGCACACCTGTCGTCCAGCCCCCCGCACACCTGACGTTCAGCCCCCCGCACACCTGTCGTCCAGCCCCCACACCTGTCGTCCAGCCCCCCACACCTGACGTCCAGCCCCGCACACCTGTCGTCCAGCCCCCAcacctctctccatcactccccTGTCAGTCTATTCAACAGCAGTCAGATGATCAATAACTTGTTCCTTCTGTGACTTTAAACTGATCACAGGGGACAATCAAACACGGGCGGACCACGCCTCTGTGGCTCTGGTGTTCCAGTGTGAAAACTGGAGTTTGTGTAGGTGTTGAGGAGaggtgtgatgtcagtgtgtgacaGGGAGTGTGCAGGTCTTTGCTGTGAGTTCATGTCATTTAAAGGGGAAAGTCTAGACCAGTGGTTCTCAAACGTTTTACGCTGTGAACCTAAATATTAGGCTCTCCCAAGTACCACCACTATGACCGACGTTGAGATAGCGTAGGCTGACCCTATTCAGCAATGGACAGCTCACGCAGGCGGCAGGTTTATTCATGATAAGCATATTATTTATGGTTGACTGTTGTCAGACACACTGTACAAAAGGGGTAGCACTGCAACTGCAACTTAAACTCTTCCACACAACTCTTACTTTGCAAGCGgtgtgtcactctctctctctttcacacacacacacacacacacacacacacacacacactacaagtGATAACAGAAAGAATCACTACTGTATAACAATTACAGTCTCCtacacacatttgattttttaaggctaaatacaaattataataAACGTTGGAGAGTTGATATCTTACAACTTTTCAACACAACTCTTATACATTGCAAGGTGCGTGTCACTCTCTCTtgcgcttacacacacacacacacacacgcacagcaagCGGGAACATAAAGTATAACAACTGTATTACTGTCCCACGAACACAGTCCTCAGATGTCTTGGTCAATGCTCGAAATATTGCCCTCCTTCCTAATTTTTCCCGTTTGGAGCCACGACTGCAGTGTTCTGGAATTATTAATTTTGCCTATGCTATCCCCACCATCACAGTTTAGCTTGTTTTTCTTTAGGAGGTCAGGGTGCGCGCGTGATGTCCATGAATGTAGCGAGGCTCTGGGAGGTGAGCTAACCGTCCTCCTGCAGCCAACACTGGGTAAGAAGTCATGGCTGGGACCAGAGTGAATATCCATGGAATATCCAACTTAGAACTAACTTCACCACGGTCATGAACGTCACCATAGCAGGCGGATTATCTGAACAATAAACTTTTATAGGAAaggcaaaacatatttttagattACATTTCAGTGAACTATTTAGTATTTTCATACGGATTTTTGATAATATTCGACCTGtaaattaaaattgatttcattttgaaattgtatATCTCGTGAACCACTAGAGGGAGCTCACGTACCATagtttgagaaccactgttaataataataataatgaatttcattttttggcCTAGACAGTAAGATACATATCAAAGTTAAACGACTAACTTGTGGCTAGTGTCAACACAGGGAGAAACAAACCCAGCATCTGCCCTCTGTCACCGCAGGACTTACAGAGGATCGAAGATGGTCTCCGGGGGAGACAGCTGCCACACCCACGTCTTCTGGCTCTGGAGGTAACATGTTCTTCATAGTTCCACTAGACAACTGTGTGAAATACTGACACCCCAGGTCATATCCTTCTACTGAATCGGTTCATGGGTTCTGTTAAGGCAGATGCTCTTCATGTCGTGTAAAAACTAGTGGCAGCCCACTGTGACAGCACAGGCGGGGGGATCCAAGAaactgcacgcccacctacacctactagctgtcaatcacatggtgTGAAATGTCATTTTCCTCAACTAGAGAATTAACACAGTTGAAAGCCGTCTTCCTGTGTGAgaaactgtgaaatgttttttcatgtgtccaTTCAGACACTGGTTGCTGATGGGGTCAGATGTGGTGTGTTGGGACTCATGTTGTTCCTTTCTTTCAGACAAAGTACTGGGTGTCTGTGGAAGAGTCCATCCCAGCCTGGGAGCACTTCCTCGTGGGCAAAGGTCCACACCCGACTGATGGTGCAGGACCGACAGCCATGAGAGCGAAACAGACAGCCAGCACAGCCGAGGACCGGGGCCTGCCGCCTCGGCCAAAACCGCGGGCTGCCAGGTAGCCGAGAGGGGACTGTGATGTGTAGCCTGATCAAGGCTTTGAGAGTCACGTGATACATGAACAAGCACAAACCAGAGTGACCAGATGAGGTGGATCACGGTCCCCCGCACCAGGGCTGGGTGCTGGTCGGAAGCTCTCCCACTCCTGTGAACTGGTGTTTCCCTCCGGGTCGGAAATGAATTCATCGACACGAACATTTAAATCTTATTTAACCAAATCGGTGAAAAGAGGGAGTAATGTCACAGCGTGTCCCTCCACACAGGAAGAGGGGGCTGCGCACCTCCACAGCTGCTGAACACTGTTCATTCAGGTGTTCTGTTTGCAATGTGGTATCTGGACCACTAGAGGGAGCCAGTGGCccagataaagaaagaaaaggcttcTGCTGTGAACAACTAAACCTTTGGTTTAAAAACAGTCTGTTTGTTACAGTCAATTATGTTTATGAATATTGATAAATTTACTTTGACCATTCGAGTTACTGTGCCATGAAATAGTCCtacttataaaataaaatagtttaaatTCGGGGCGCGGCGAGTAGGTTGATAATCAGACCGGTTATATATGATAAGCCAGAATAATAATACTAGCTTTCGACTGTCCATCATGATTGTCTATAACAGAGTCTCATACACCGTGATGTTGTCAAAACCAGCTGCTGTGCAGGATGTTTGAAATCGTTAACGTGATATGTAAAAGATTTAttgtgttgttaaaaaagaTACAGGAGATATCTGCAAATTTGAatacaaaacattcaaacagtGAACTACTTGACAATATGAACATATCATAATCTGGTTCCACTGAAGATTCTCCATTCTGAAGAGAAACTGTTTTGCACATTTGTTCCACTACCTTTactgacattaaaaatgtatacattttttatgaagtttgactcatttatttttatcctgTAGACATTAATATTCAAAGGAAATCAGGTGTTGAATGAACACAAGATATAAAGGTATTGCACCGGGTTATGCGCTGGTGGACCACTGTGTCAGCTGTTCACCACACGAGCCGCTGCCGTATGACTGCCCCCGTTCACGGGGTCACGGGGGGTCACAACGACAACGCAGCCCACGTTTGATCTGAAGCTGCGCGTCGGTGTACGGAGCACTGCCACGGGCTGCAGTGGCAGTGGAATAATGAGACCAGCGCAGGGGTCCTCAACCCACTGCCAGGGTGCACGGAGAGATGGCACCCCCTCACTTTGGCCCCTAATTGTGGGTGATCAGACCTGCGCGGGACTGACACGGAGTGGCGGCTTGACAAACGCAATCATCCATACGGCCGCGGTTGAAGTGGCTGGTGGTTTGGCAGCTGCCCAGGCTCCTCAGCTGGGGCCCCGGCATTGAAGGCCCTCGGGGGGGTTAGCTAGCCACCGGCCACGACCGACTGACTGGACCAGTCTGGACTGATAGGGGTTGGGCGGTGGGGTGTTGGTTTGGTTAAGGAGTGGGAtgatggcgggggggggggcgcgggggcAACTGCTGTGAGGTCAAGGGCAGGATTTAAGGGAGAAAGGGTTGGGGGAGGCATTAGGGCTGTGTGTCCAATCGCGGGTGACAGGATCGGCTggtgggaggcagagaggggggggctgaGATGATGAAGATGCAATGCAGCGAATTATCTAAAAGGGTTTTGAAGAGCACGATCTGGAGCCCTTCCAATTGACTAGCCCCGCATTATGTATTCTAATGGCCGATGGCCCCCCGGGGGGCTGCCGCAGCCCGATTCACTCTGCCAGCCACCAGTGACAACGATGACCCCCTCCGCCAGCAGGCCGCCTCTCCTCCAGCCCTCCTCACTCTCCGGTGGCGCTGCGTGAATCTGCGACCCCACCGGATTATGCAACGCGGTTTCGGCTGCCGAGAGCCCACTGAGGGCCCTGGTGGATAATTGGCTGAGCCCAGAGCCGCGCAAAAATGGTTAAGTGTCGACTCCAGTTGATTGGATAATGGGTAATTGCACGCTGCATTTCATTCAGTGATATGCTTTGGGTGTAGCAGGggcgagcgggggggggggaatggagGAGGGAAAATATTTTGGCGTGCTGTGTTTTTGCAGCCTGTTATTTCGCACGTCGAGTGTGTTGCACTTGTTTGGATCACAGGTTCGCGTCAACTGCTCATGCGATTTAAATTGCAAATgacatttgtttcattgttgCGGAgttccatcttttttccccatgctccatttttcaattcacatttcacagagcGGAGCGGCCGCTGACCGCCGCCATGGCCGGTGGCGCCGTTCCAGGCTTCCCCCTGACCCTGTGCCAGCCTGTAAGTCCTTACCATCTCCTTCCATCATGACATGTCACCTCGACTTAACAGGCCGGGGCTGccagctctttgtcttttcctccGCAGAGAGGCCTTGGCTTGTCGTCATGTTGTCTCACATTAAAGAGAGGGGGCTTCATGTCGTACACTAAGAGGATGCAACACTGGCCTTAAGGTAGCCTGGCACCGCTCCCCATTGACTCCAGAGTAACGTTTCCTCTTTTACAGCCCCCCCACTTTCACTTGTGTAACTGTGATCACACAACTCGTG is a window from the Scophthalmus maximus strain ysfricsl-2021 chromosome 6, ASM2237912v1, whole genome shotgun sequence genome containing:
- the c6h3orf14 gene encoding uncharacterized protein C3orf14 homolog isoform X1, whose product is MELCEKHEEILGRRAELLEQMESRREQLTGLRRQRAKEGEAARRRNAALLQDLQRIEDGLRGRQLPHPRLLALETKYWVSVEESIPAWEHFLVGKGPHPTDGAGPTAMRAKQTASTAEDRGLPPRPKPRAAR
- the c6h3orf14 gene encoding uncharacterized protein C3orf14 homolog isoform X2; the protein is MELCEKHEEILGRRAELLEQMESRREQLTGLRRQRAKEGEAARRRNAALLQCQHREKQTQHLPSVTAGLTEDRRWSPGETAATPTSSGSGDKVLGVCGRVHPSLGALPRGQRSTPD
- the c6h3orf14 gene encoding uncharacterized protein C3orf14 homolog isoform X3; protein product: MESRREQLTGLRRQRAKEGEAARRRNAALLQDLQRIEDGLRGRQLPHPRLLALETKYWVSVEESIPAWEHFLVGKGPHPTDGAGPTAMRAKQTASTAEDRGLPPRPKPRAAR